CCACCTTCATCATTGCGCACCCGACCGATGTGTCACCGCTCGCACGCGCCAACGACACCAACCCGGCCGTCACCGACCGCTTCGAGCTCTTCATCACCGGCCGCGAAATCTGCAACGGCTTCAGCGAACTCAACGACCCCGAAGACCAGGCCGCGCGCTTCCAGTCGCAGGCCAAGGCCAAGGACGCCGGCGACGAAGAAGCCATGTTCTACGACGCCGACTACATCAAGGCGCTCGAGTACGGCCTGCCACCGACAGCAGGCGAAGGCATCGGCATCGACCGCCTGGCGATGCTGTTCACCAATTCGCCAACGATTCGCGATGTGATTCTGTTTCCGCAGTTGCGGAAGGAGTAGGCGACCGCAGAAGTGCGTGACCGTAGGCTGGGTTGAAAACCCAGCAAACGCAACAAGAAGTAGTCACATGAGAACCTACAAGCGCCTGCAAATCGAAGGCGGTTGTTACTTCTTCACGGTCAATCTGGCTAATCGCCAGCACAACGATCTTCTCGTCCGCGAGATTGAAGCGCTACGCGATGCTTTCCGGCAGACGCGTGCCGATCATCCGTTCGAGATCGACGCCATTGTCGTGCTGCCCGAACACCTGCACACAATCTGGCAATTGCCGCCACATGACAGCGACTTCTCCACGCGCTGGCGGCTCATCAAATCGCGCTTTTCACAGGCCATCAAAACAGGTGAACATATTTCCGAAAGTCGCCTGAAAAAAGGTGAACGCGGAGTCTGGCAACGTCGATTCTGGGAACATCTCATCCGCGACGATGTGGATTACGCGCGGCACGTTGATTACATCCACTACAACCCGGTCAAACACGGGCACTGCGCGCGCGCAGCGGACTGGCAACACTCCTCGTTTCAACGTTGGGTCGACCAAGGCATTTATTCAATCGATTGGGCAGCAGCCGACGCGACTCGCGAATTGTCGTTCGAATGAATGCCCCAGCTCTCGCAGGCTGGGTTGAGGAACGAAACCCGGCACGCGTTTGCATCGGAAGCGCTGGGTTTTCAACCCAGCCTACGTACTAGGCCAACTTGCGTTGACGAATCCGCGTCAATGTTTCGTCAACGTGCGGTGGATACGCGCCCGAAAAATACTCGATAGCAAGAGGATTACCAGTCCAGAAGTGTGAACACAAATCGGACATCACTGAAACCTGCATGTCGCAATTGAATTTGAACAGCTTCTTCGAGCGTGCTTTGACAT
This is a stretch of genomic DNA from Casimicrobium huifangae. It encodes these proteins:
- a CDS encoding REP-associated tyrosine transposase, with translation MRTYKRLQIEGGCYFFTVNLANRQHNDLLVREIEALRDAFRQTRADHPFEIDAIVVLPEHLHTIWQLPPHDSDFSTRWRLIKSRFSQAIKTGEHISESRLKKGERGVWQRRFWEHLIRDDVDYARHVDYIHYNPVKHGHCARAADWQHSSFQRWVDQGIYSIDWAAADATRELSFE